From the genome of Natronolimnobius baerhuensis:
ACGACCTCGAGACCAGACACGAGTTCTTGGAGGAGTGGTACGACGCCGCTGACGCGGTCGACTGTAACGCCGTTCTCCCGTGGCAGGTCGTCCTCGAGGACACGGAGGACCACGACGGATTCCAGCTCTATGCGAGCGATTCGGGTTACATCATCGAAGACTACGCTCAGGTCGTCGCCGAGAAAAGCGGTGACTGGGACGGTGACAACGGGAACGGCGATGAAGAGACGATTGCAGTCGGCGAGTATAATACAACTGACACCACAAGCGACGGCCTACACAACGATTTCACGGGTGATGGGCAGACCAGTCACGACGACGTGACCGCCTTCTTCGAGAACTTCGAAGACGACGGCGTCCAGGACAACCCCGAGGCGTTTGACTTCGCCGAGAACGACGAACTCGGCTTTGCGGACGTCGTCGAACTGCTTCGACAGGTGTAGGCACCGCCTATCCCCTCACACTCCGGCGTGGTTTGACTGACGGCGCGTGACGGCCCAACTCATTTTGGCGCGCCAGACGTTTCTCGAGCATGCGCGGAACGTACAGATGCAACGCCTGTACCGCCCATTTCAAGGCAACTCGGCGACAGTGTGGCGTCTGCGGGACGAGCGGGGTTGAGACGGACCGAAAGCGGTGTCTACGTTGCGGTACGAGCTACGACGATTCGACGCATCAGCGCTGTCAGCGCTGTGGCTCGACCGACGTCACACTGCTCGAGCGGGCGTGAGTCGAGACGAGGCGAGGAATCAAACGGGGCGGAGACTACGTCGCCGGAATATCGTCGTCAGTTTCGGTCGGTTGATCGAGTTCTGCGCCGCCGGTCGTGATGAATCGAACCTGTACCTCGGTTTCACCGCTCGTGTGGGCGTTAATCCGTTCCTCGAGCGTCGTGACGACCCCCTCATCGTATGCACCCGGTGGACCACCGACTTCGATAATGACGACGTCGATCTGTTGTGTCGCATCGAGCGAGCGATCAAGCGGGAAGCCGCCGCCGTGGACTTCGACCTCGACCTCGAGCAACGAGAGGGCGTCTTCGCTCTCGAGGACGGATTCGGCTTCTCCGGCTGCCGTGCCTTCGAACTCGGAGACCTGATACGAGGCGAACGTCGTCCCGGCCAGAAACAGCGAGAGGATGGTGATGACGGCGACGAAGACGGCGACCTGTTTGACGAACTTCGTGTGTGCCGTCGATATTTCGAACCAGCTGTTGGGTCGATAGCCCATGTAGCGAAGCGTCAGCAGCCCCGAGAGGTTGACCCCGAGGAGATTGACGAGGACGAGGACGGTCGAGCCGAGTGCGGCGACGGGTAGCCCGTAGGCGAGGGCAATTCCGGCAGCGGCCATCGGCGGAACGAGCGCGGCGGCGATCATCACGCCGACGATGGCAATCGAAAAGCCGGTTGCGAGGCTGAGAATCCCCGCTGCGCCCGCGCCGAGTGCGACCGGTAACAGAAGCAGTTCGGGGGCGATGCGCTCCGCTATTTCGTCGATTTCGGTAATCTCCGCGCCGGGCGGGACGAGAAACAGCGATTGGAAGATCCACGCGACGACCGCTGCGGCGATGATCCCACCGAAGACGCCGGTGAACTGATAGCGCATCCCGTCCATGAACACCTCGCGATCATTGACGACCGTCCCAATCGACGCACTCAGTGCAGGACCGATCAGCGGTGCGATCACCATCGAGCCGACGACGACGGCCGGCGAGTCGAGCATGAGCCCAACCGTTGCGACGATGGCGCTGATCACCGTCATCGCGAGGAACACGCTGAACGTCGGCGTGAGTTCGTCCGCTCGAGTCAGGAGTTCCTGCCTCGAGATCTGTTCCTCCTCGACGGTTTCGGTGGCGTACTCTTCTTGAAGTTGGTCGAACTGCCGTGAGACGACGGTTTCGGCGTCGAGGACGACGGTGTGGGCGTCGTCGTCGATCCCGGCGTCTTGCAGTGAGTCGAGAATAGGCTCGACAGCGTTTGTCGGCACCGGAAACGAGACGACCGCGTCGTACTCGCGCGAACTGGTCTCATCGGTCACGACGTAGTCGATTCCCTCGTCATCTAAGAGAGCAAGCAGCGCCTTTCGCTTTCCAATCGGAATCGTGACCTGAATGTGGCGCATCCACAGTGAGTCATCGGCCGTCCTCAAAGACGCTGGGTCGGACACTGCTTGCTCGTGGACTCTCGCGGGCGCTCGAGGCCGGCCCCAACGCTACTCAGCGTTGGAAAACGGAATCTCGAGGACGTCGCCATCGTCGGGGGCGATCACCTCGTGATCGGCGATTTCCCGTGCCTGCTCGAGGTGGTCGTCGACGTGGCCGGCGTAGCGCGAGGAGAGATGGACGAGTGCGAGGCGGTCCGCGCCGGCGCGATTGGCGATTTCGGCGGCCTGTCTGGCCGTCGAGTGAGCCGTTTTTGCGGCCCGCTCTGCCCGGTCGTCCGCGAACGTCGCGTCGTGAATCAGCAGGTCGGGTTCGTCGGCGACCTCGAGCGTTTCGACCGTCGGGCGGGTGTCGCCCGTGTAGACGATGGTGCGGCCCGGCCGCGGCTCGCCGACGACCTGCTCGGGGTCGACGACGGTGCCGTCCTCGAGTTCGACGGCCTCGCCGTTGTGGAGCCTCGAGAATTTCGGGCCGACGGGGACGCCGAGTTCTTCGGCGTGCTCGCGGTCGAAGCGGCCCTTGCGGTCGTCCTCGACGAGGGCGTAGCCGACCGAGCGGGTGTCGTGGTCAGTGTTGAAGACGCGGACCTCGTACTCGTCGGCGCGGTAGGCGACATCGCCGCCGCCGATCTCGTTGATGTGCACGGGAAACGAGGGGCTGTTGTCCAGTGCGGTGACGAGGTTTCTGAGCGACTGTCGGGTGCCCTGTGGCGTATGAATCGTCAGCGGCGCGTCGCGTTCGTTGAACGCCATCGTCTGGAGCAAGCCGGGAATTCCAAGGACGTGATCGCCGTGGAGATGCGTGACAAACAGATTTGAGATCGAAAAGCCGGTTCCAAACCGCATCATCTGTCGCTGGGTTCCTTCGCCGGCGTCGAACAGCAACTCATCGCCCTCGCGGGCAACGTAGAGTCCGCTTGGATTCCGCTCCGTCGTCGGCACCGCCCCAGCCGTCCCCAGAAACGTCACGCGTAGTGGCATCTGTCCGTAGTCGACGGCCCGCGGCTAAACCGGCTTCGGATCGATGCGCCGTCTTTGCCCGTTTTGCCCTCGTTCGAACAGTAATTCGGCCAGCTGAATTCGGCTCAATACATCCGTTTTGATTGTTCATCTCCCCTCGAGTCACCCATGAGTCGCCGTTTCTCGAGTTTCTGTGCCCGGCTCGGGTGCCCCATCTCTTCGGCTCCGAATCCTGCGAACAAACTACGCGTTTTACGTTGCCTGAGCCCCAATGTCTGCTATCGACACATCTGAGTGCCAATGAGTTCGAGATCGACCCTGGGTACGATCAAGCGAGTCGCCGCAATCTTGATCGCTATCGCGATTGTCCTCGCTGCGGGAATTCTCGTCGGCCAGGCACCGGCCATCTTCGGCGTCGAGGAGGATCCAGAGGCATCACTCGCGTTCGAAGATCAAGAGGGCGACGGGACGAACGTGACCGTTGACAACGTCTCGCTGTCGGAGGGCGGTTTTATCGTTCTCTCCGATAGCCAGTCTGAGACGCTCGTCGTCTCCGATTATCTCGAGGATGGGAGCCACGAGAACGTCACCATCGACATCGAGGAGGACGAGGAACCGGTCTTGATCGGCCGCCTGACGGCGACCGTCCATCAGGATACGACTGACGACGAGACGTACGCCTACGACGAGACTGACGGCGCAGAGGACCATCCATACCTCGAGAACGGATTCCCGGTGAGTGAGACGGCAACGGTGACGACGACCGACGACGACGGCGTCACTGACTCGTTCGTCGTCGACTCAGTTGATGC
Proteins encoded in this window:
- the rnz gene encoding ribonuclease Z, with protein sequence MPLRVTFLGTAGAVPTTERNPSGLYVAREGDELLFDAGEGTQRQMMRFGTGFSISNLFVTHLHGDHVLGIPGLLQTMAFNERDAPLTIHTPQGTRQSLRNLVTALDNSPSFPVHINEIGGGDVAYRADEYEVRVFNTDHDTRSVGYALVEDDRKGRFDREHAEELGVPVGPKFSRLHNGEAVELEDGTVVDPEQVVGEPRPGRTIVYTGDTRPTVETLEVADEPDLLIHDATFADDRAERAAKTAHSTARQAAEIANRAGADRLALVHLSSRYAGHVDDHLEQAREIADHEVIAPDDGDVLEIPFSNAE
- a CDS encoding TIGR00341 family protein, translated to MRHIQVTIPIGKRKALLALLDDEGIDYVVTDETSSREYDAVVSFPVPTNAVEPILDSLQDAGIDDDAHTVVLDAETVVSRQFDQLQEEYATETVEEEQISRQELLTRADELTPTFSVFLAMTVISAIVATVGLMLDSPAVVVGSMVIAPLIGPALSASIGTVVNDREVFMDGMRYQFTGVFGGIIAAAVVAWIFQSLFLVPPGAEITEIDEIAERIAPELLLLPVALGAGAAGILSLATGFSIAIVGVMIAAALVPPMAAAGIALAYGLPVAALGSTVLVLVNLLGVNLSGLLTLRYMGYRPNSWFEISTAHTKFVKQVAVFVAVITILSLFLAGTTFASYQVSEFEGTAAGEAESVLESEDALSLLEVEVEVHGGGFPLDRSLDATQQIDVVIIEVGGPPGAYDEGVVTTLEERINAHTSGETEVQVRFITTGGAELDQPTETDDDIPAT